The Aminipila terrae nucleotide sequence ATCGATACGGATTTAAGACTGGCAATGACTGCGGAAGTAAGGAAGTTTTTAATCGAAAAGCCAGAAGAATTTGATCCAAGAAAGTATCTTTCACCGGCAAGAGATGCCATTCAGAGAATGGTACAGCACAAAATAAAGAATGTGCTGAATGCTTCAAATCAGCGATAAAATGAATTAAAAGAGGATTCTTATAAGTAAGGATCCTCTTTTTCTTGCAGCTCTTCAAAATTGTAGGCATTGGTATCATTTGTATCCGGCAGGGAAGCAGTAGAAAGGTTATTCAATATGCTTAACATTGGCCCAAGATTCTGAGCCATTTTTTGAAGCCCCCTATTTTTTTGAAACTGTCAATAACAGATTCTATGGTATCCAGCTGCTTTTGGGGTTTTCCGTCAGGAAATAAAGGTTTTACAGTATGTATGGAATCTTCTATGGTATGGGCTATGTTGCCCTTGACCAGTGGCTCGTGGGCAAGTTCATTCAGGTGGTTTATCCGGTCCAGTGAAGAAACGGCAGTATTTAAGTTGTCTAGCAGCCGTTCCAGTCTGAAGGTGTCAAAATGATTGGGAAAGTGATTGTCTTCTTGGTATAGAAGCATAAAAAGAACAAAAGTAACAATTGGGTTCATAATATACCTCCAATATGAGCAAGTCTTAGTTGTGAATAAAATCTTATGTATCATAGTATGAAATAATACCGCCTGTTGTGCATATAGTATAAAGAAAACCTTAGTGATGGAGGGTATAGTATGAGTATAGATGATAAAATGTTAATGGATTTAGCAGGTCAGGTAGGACTTGGGGGAAAAAATTCAAAAAAGACTTCAGATATTATTTCGGAAGCAACAGAAAATTTCTCAGGGAAAAGTGATGATCAGCTTTTGCAGGAAATACTTAAATTAAAACAGGTTTTGAAAAAAGACAGAAAAGCTTTTGATAAACAGATGGATATGATTAAATCTCTCAGACCGATGATGACACCAGAGCAGCGGAAGAAGCTGGATGGTTTACTTAAAATGCTGGATGAATAGTAAAATGTAAAAAAACAACCGAAGCAGAATGCTTCGGTTGTTTTGTTTTTTCCTAATAAACCTATGCACTTGGTGAAGTAGTAATTTTGTTAATTACTTCATCTGGTGTTGCATTGGCGGGTATAATAAAATTACCTGATTTAAGTTTTGAAGCAGCATTTTTTTGATTAACTAAAGTTTTAAATTCATCTACGGATTTAAATAATCCTACATCAACAAATTTTTGAGCAATTGCACTGACAGATTCTCCATAGTTAATATAGATAGAAAATAACTCAGGATTAGAACCTTTAGCTGGCTTGCCGCCTACGGCGCTACCCGTTACAGCGCTGC carries:
- a CDS encoding MltG/YceG/YrrL family protein — its product is MGKVKDILYDISDILTAFCIVMIAGIVIWVSIGNIMQYPSFVAAEEKQSEKNTNFGLAVPVGDGTTSGSAVTGSAVGGKPAKGSNPELFSIYINYGESVSAIAQKFVDVGLFKSVDEFKTLVNQKNAASKLKSGNFIIPANATPDEVINKITTSPSA